The following coding sequences are from one Oscarella lobularis chromosome 19, ooOscLobu1.1, whole genome shotgun sequence window:
- the LOC136198277 gene encoding BTB/POZ domain-containing protein 9-like, protein MAKSLSFDCSATFASAHEDLFKTRFHSDVTFLLGPQKVPSSAHRLILAMHSDVMDRMLYGSMLEGKKSKIELPKADEVAFEALLRYFYTGKTEIDPNKITELVKLCDYYNVASLKEKCSRWLQSNLNPDNVGLYMDFAKLYDDKLHRLCHIIAAIEASKVLGSKAFAKFLSGEQALSILRSNDLQIDEYEVFEAVSRWAEHHRDSSYVKKLIENVRFGLIPSAYLVDRVQESGLVDSKVILSALTHQHHPKNSVLQLPSPLFARKRQILLAFDQSLKKGCSVSEGKAYLFSAAALVGISRKNVQTFLGIRNCKIQFSVRNFSYRHELYYSTGTLSVYFKPESKSASDFRFCCQTRGNVGSNVSVYVSRQTLGSYSCSSQFSFLVSASGNETIDLEFPDFSLTVKGEDYGCPKKLLSERGDLYLELTDIDESASIECSVRYFAN, encoded by the coding sequence ATGGCCAAATCTCTTTCGTTTGACTGCTCTGCGACGTTTGCGAGCGCCCACGAAGACCTATTTAAGACACGATTCCATTCTGACGTAACGTTCTTGCTTGGACCCCAAAAAGTGCCATCGTCTGCTCATCGACTGATTCTTGCGATGCACAGTGACGTTATGGATCGAATGCTTTATGGCAGCATGctagaaggaaagaaaagtaaaattGAATTGCCCAAAGCTGACGAGGTGGCGTTTGAAGCGCTGCTGCGATATTTTTATACAGGCAAGACCGAAATCGATCCGAATAAAATTACCGAATTGGTGAAACTGTGTGATTATTATAACGTGGCTtctctgaaagaaaaatgctCGCGGTGGCTGCAGAGCAATCTCAATCCTGACAATGTCGGCCTTTATATGGACTTTGCTAAACTTTATGATGATAAACTCCACCGACTATGCCACATTATTGCCGCAATAGAAGCATCCAAGGTGCTGGGCAGCAAAGCATTTGCAAAGTTTCTTTCTGGTGAGCAGGCTCTTTCTATTTTGCGGAGTAACGACCTACAAATAGACGAGTATGAAGTTTTTGAGGCTGTTTCTCGCTGGGCTGAACACCACAGGGATAGTTCGTACGTCAAAAAGCTCATAGAAAACGTACGCTTTGGACTCATTCCATCAGCCTATCTTGTTGACCGTGTGCAAGAGAGTGGTTTAGTTGATAGCAAAGTTATTCTTTCTGCTCTTACTCATCAGCATCACCCGAAGAATTCTGTGCTTCAGCTTCCTTCTCCGCTTTTTGCCAGGAAGCGACAGATCCTTCTTGCTTTTGATCAAAGTCTTAAAAAGGGCTGCTCTGTGTCTGAAGGAAAAGCCTATTTGTTCAGTGCTGCTGCTTTGGTCGGCATTTCACGGAAGAATGTACAAACGTTCCTGGGTATCAGAAACTGTAAAATTCAATTTAGTGTTCGCAATTTTAGCTATCGCCATGAGCTGTATTACAGCACTGGGACGCTCTCCGTTTACTTTAAACCTGAGAGTAAGAGTGCGTCCGACTTTCGATTTTGCTGCCAAACTCGTGGAAATGTTGGAAGTAACGTGTCTGTTTATGTTTCCAGACAAACACTGGGTTCCTATAGTTGTTCTTCACAATTTTCCTTCCTTGTATCTGCTTCAGGAAATGAAACAATTGACCTTGAATTTCCTGACTTTTCTCTCACTGTGAAGGGTGAAGACTATGGCTGTCCTAAAAAATTGCTTTCTGAAAGAGGAGATCTCTATCTTGAATTgacagatattgacgaatcaGCATCCATAGAATGCAGTGTTAGATACTTTGCCAACTAA
- the LOC136198279 gene encoding LOW QUALITY PROTEIN: ubiquitin thioesterase otulin-like (The sequence of the model RefSeq protein was modified relative to this genomic sequence to represent the inferred CDS: deleted 1 base in 1 codon) — MDRALGPDSYKEKVIENPAKRCPIHEKEKDLGVSDRFDIETYAKREWKGNTSKARAVLNGYSEIKSYGFDTLRRIRGDNYCAIRASLFQALTNGTPMVRMWEALPYKTLVEDFKREFHCHWLTKWSFAKRLHPAEAEVITMLIDCLQVLSFRAGECVRRKHYKERLDYVVALFNDDKNWQITFSLMESIKFLLKAAVELYANIQRNEDAALWAQALFARDTSPNPEAFMKNHLNVVGDTGGLEQVEMFLLGFSLQATIKVIRPSQFGKEDFVTLYPDDLYEDCPNLALVAEDDRHYNILTTEGNEETIV, encoded by the exons ATGGATAGAGCACTTGGGCCAGATTCTTATAAAGAAAAGGTTATAGAAAATCCAGCAAAGAGATGTCCAATccacgagaaagagaaagatcttGGCGTCAGTGACCGTTTTGACATAGAAACTTACGCTAAACGGGAGTGGAAAGGAAACACGTCAAAGGCTAGAGCAGTGCTCAAT GGATATAGTGAAATCAAAAGCTACGGATTTGACACGTTGAGACGAATCCGTGGAGATAACTATTGCGCTATACGAGCGTCTCTTTTCCAAGCCCTCACAAACGGAACTCCAATGGTCAGAATGTGGGAGGCTCTTCCCTACAAAACa CTGGTGGAAGATTTCAAGAGAGAATTTCACTGTCACTGGCTTACTAAATGGAGTTTTGCGAAACGTTTGCATCCAGCTGAAGCAGAAGTCATAACTATGTTGATTGATTGCCTTCAAGTTCTTAGCTTTAGG gctGGAGAATGCGTTAGAAGAAAACACTACAAGGAACGACTTGATTACGTTGTGGCGCTTTTCAATGATGACAAAAATTGGCAGATCACTTTTAGTCTTATGGAATCAATCAAATTCCTG CTAAAAGCCGCTGTTGAGCTCTATGCTAATATACAGCGCAATGAAGATGCTGCTTTATGGGCACAGGCACTATTTGCCAGAGACACTTCACCAAATCCGGAAGCGTTCATGAAAAATCATCTCAACGTTGTAGGTGATACTGGGGGACTGGAACAG GTTGAGATGTTTTTGCTTGGTTTTTCGTTGCAGGCAACTATTAAGGTAATAAGGCCTTCTCAGTTTGGCAAAGAGGACTTTGTTACTTTGTATCCTGATGATTTGTATGAGGACTGTCCGAATCTGGCTCTAGTGGCTGAAGATGATCGTCACTATAATATATTAACCACGGAAGGCAATGAAGAGACGATTGTGTAA